A stretch of Castanea sativa cultivar Marrone di Chiusa Pesio chromosome 2, ASM4071231v1 DNA encodes these proteins:
- the LOC142624444 gene encoding phloretin 4'-O-glucosyltransferase-like has translation MLKQQPRQFIIVTIPAQGHINPAFQFAERLIRLGVHVTFFTTVGAHRRGMIKSPPIDGLSFATFSDGYDDGVVPMDNVEKQWNQLKRNGSKALTDLIVSTANKQCIVYTMLLPWVADVARALHLPSALLWIQPAMVFDIYYYYYNGFADIIGNDSDDRPSCSIQLPGLPLLATHDVPSFLLASNPYALAYPKFEAQLEALEKESNPRVLVNTFDELEPEALKALEKHNLVAVGPLVPHAILDGRDPSNGSKNYIKWLNSKFESSVIYVSFGSLLVLKKQQMEEIARGLLDFGRPFLWVIRAKESGEEEKLSCREELEQMGMILPWCSQVEVLSHPSLGCFVTHCGWNSTLESLVLGVPMVAFPQWSDQGTNAKLIEDEWKTGVRVTVNKDRIVEGDEIKRCLELVVGDGERREAIKRNAKKWKELAIRAAYEVGSSSYNNLKAFVDEIDEVNVEAS, from the coding sequence ATGTTGAAGCAGCAGCCGCGCCAATTTATCATAGTCACAATTCCTGCGCAAGGCCATATAAACCCTGCCTTCCAATTCGCAGAACGCCTCATTCGCTTGGGAGTGCATGTCACATTCTTCACCACCGTTGGTGCCCACCGTCGAGGCATGATTAAAAGCCCTCCTATTGACGGCTTGTCGTTCGCCACCTTCTCTGACGGCTATGATGACGGAGTTGTACCTATGGACAATGTCGAAAAACAATGGAATCAGCTCAAGCGCAATGGCTCCAAAGCTCTCACTGACCTTATTGTCTCCACTGCCAATAAACAATGCATAGTCTACACAATGCTTCTACCTTGGGTTGCTGACGTGGCTCGTGCGCTTCATCTTCCTTCCGCCCTTCTTTGGATTCAGCCTGCAATGGTTTTTGACATATACTATTACTACTACAATGGTTTTGCCGATATTATTGGGAACGACAGCGATGACCGGCCCTCTTGTTCGATACAGTTACCAGGTTTGCCATTACTCGCTACTCATGACGTTCCCTCCTTCTTGCTTGCTTCAAACCCATATGCTCTTGCATACCCTAAATTCGAAGCCCAACTTGAAGCGCTTGAAAAGGAGAGCAATCCTAGAGTTCTTGTAAATACCTTTGATGAACTAGAGCCCGAGGCTTTAAAAGCGCTCGAAAAACATAATTTGGTTGCAGTTGGACCGCTAGTTCCACATGCTATTTTGGATGGAAGAGATCCATCTAATGGCTCCAAAAATTACATCAAATGGCTCAACTCGAAGTTCGAATCATCGGTCATTTACGTATCATTTGGAAGCTTATTGGTGTTAAAAAAGCAACAAATGGAGGAAATTGCACGCGGATTGTTGGATTTTGGGAGGCCCTTCTTGTGGGTCATAAGAGCTAAGGAAAGTGGGGAAGAAGAGAAGTTGAGTTGTAGAGAGGAATTGGAACAAATGGGAATGATACTGCCATGGTGTTCCCAAGTGGAGGTTTTGTCACACCCTTCACTAGGATGCTTTGTGACACATTGTGGGTGGAATTCAACCTTGGAGAGTTTGGTTTTAGGGGTGCCAATGGTAGCATTTCCACAATGGTCTGATCAAGGGACGAATGCGAAGCTAATTGAAGATGAGTGGAAGACAGGAGTGAGGGTGACAGTAAATAAGGATAGGATTGTTGAAGGTGATGAGATTAAGAGATGCTTGGAATTGGTTGTGGGAGATGGAGAAAGAAGGGAAGCAATTAAAAGGAATGCCAAGAAATGGAAGGAGTTGGCTATAAGGGCTGCCTACGAAGTTGGTTCTTCTTCCTATAACAATCTCAAAGCTTTTGTGGATGAGATTGATGAAGTTAATGTTGAAGCATCATAA